GGCTTGCGCAAGAGCCTGGCGGGTCCGATCGTCGGTGGTCGGGCCGAGTCCTCCGCAGAGCAGCACGAGGGGGACTTCCGCACTGACCGAAGACCCTATTGCCCGGGCGATTTCCGTTTCTTCGTCGGCCACCCAACCCAGGTGCATCACTGTGTAGCCGGCCGATTCCGCCAGGTAGCGCAGGCGCGGGCCGTTGAGATCGACCTGGGTGCCCCCGGTCAACTCGCTGCCCACGACCCAGACGTCGGCCGGCAACGTGCTCACGAGGAAACTCTCCTCGCCGTGTCGCTCTTGCCGCCCCCTTCGTCGGCCAGGGGCAGCATGCGGAAGAAGCGGTGCAGGTACTCTGCGGCCGAACCCAGCGCCAGGAACATCGAGATCCACAGGGCGACCACGCCCGCCGCCTCCAGTGAGCCCCAGCGCTCGAAGGTCGGGTAGAAGATCAACAGCACGATGGCCACGGCCTGGCTGATGGTTTTCAGCTTGCCCAGCTGCGAGGCCCCCATCACCACGCCCTGGGACGCCATCACGGAACGCAGTCCCGAGACGATAAACTCCCGGCCAATGATGATCACGACCATCCACGCCGGCGCGGAGCCCACCTGCACGAAGGAGATGAAGGCGCCGCTCATCAGCAGCTTGTCCGCGATGGGATCGAGCAGGGTACCGAGGGTCGTGACCTGGTTGCGACGCCGGGCCAGATAGCCGTCCATGATGTCGCTGAGCATGGCCAGGAGGAAGATCGCCGCCGCGATCAACTCCCGCGGCGCCGGCGACTCGACACCGAAAAACGGGCTGTCGGCCAATTTCCAGGGGGGGGCCAGCAGAACGACCACCAGGATGGGGACGAGGAAGATGCGGAGGACGGTGATCATGGTGGGGAGGTTCATGGCCTGTCTCCGCCCTGCACGAGCGCCGTGCCGCCCCGGGCCGCGGCGAACGCGTCCATCCCGGCT
This DNA window, taken from Acidobacteriota bacterium, encodes the following:
- the pgsA gene encoding CDP-diacylglycerol--glycerol-3-phosphate 3-phosphatidyltransferase, whose amino-acid sequence is MNLPTMITVLRIFLVPILVVVLLAPPWKLADSPFFGVESPAPRELIAAAIFLLAMLSDIMDGYLARRRNQVTTLGTLLDPIADKLLMSGAFISFVQVGSAPAWMVVIIIGREFIVSGLRSVMASQGVVMGASQLGKLKTISQAVAIVLLIFYPTFERWGSLEAAGVVALWISMFLALGSAAEYLHRFFRMLPLADEGGGKSDTARRVSS